One window from the genome of Tachysurus vachellii isolate PV-2020 chromosome 5, HZAU_Pvac_v1, whole genome shotgun sequence encodes:
- the LOC132846309 gene encoding uncharacterized protein LOC132846309 isoform X2: MNEACQIAREHANKCAERNKKNYDLKVRCTDLIPGSRVLVKNLTPRGGTGKLQNYWENEVHVVLHQVANDVPIYEVKPEQSKGRSRVLHHNLLLPCDYLPLDITPTPSTQSKQKHQQRNSRTQPAQRRECEAGYDNESEEDEYYFQVELFQTRPPESSDCLKNRNVLPQPSVTSEPRSVVKPRPQSHPAKSEIDLSESAPDIRIELENEPTVDLMQQDLPSTEAAGSPGPRDRTTEEENGYQFTRRNRRPPRKFTYDNLGSPSCYTMRIIGNNPYPHFASSGMTAVTPWSSTPLRYPQPTYVCY; the protein is encoded by the coding sequence ATGAACGAGGCTTGTCAGATAgccagagaacatgcaaacaagtGTGCTGAAAGGAACAAAAAGAACTATGACCTAAAAGTAAGGTGCACAGACCTTATTCCAGGTAGTAGGGTTCTTGTGAAAAACTTGACTCCAAGGGGCGGAACGGGAAAACTTCAAAATTACTGGGAGAACGAGGTCCATGTTGTTTTACACCAAGTTGCCAATGATGTACCAATCTATGAAGTGAAACCTGAGCAGAGTAAAGGTCGATCACGAGTGTTGCACCATAATCTTCTTCTTCCCTGCGATTACTTACCTCTGGATATTACACCAACCCCGAGTACCCAATCAAAGCAAAAACACCAACAAAGAAATAGCCGAACTCAGCCCGCCCAGAGAAGAGAATGTGAAGCAGGGTATGATAATGAAAGTGAAGAGGATGAGTACTACTTTCAAGTGGAGCTGTTTCAGACCAGGCCACCAGAAAGCAGTGACTGCctaaagaacagaaatgtgttaCCACAACCGTCAGTAACTTCTGAGCCTCGATCAGTGGTGAAACCAAGGCCACAATCTCACCCAGCAAAGTCAGAAATAGATCTTTCAGAGTCCGCACCTGACATAAGAATAGAACTGGAAAATGAACCAACTGTTGACCTTATGCAACAAGACTTACCTTCTACTGAAGCAGCTGGATCACCTGGGCCCAGAGACAGGACCACTGAGGAGGAAAACGGGTACCAGTTCACCAGGAGAAACCGACGACCACCTAGAAAGTTTACCTATGACAATCTTGGGTCCCCATCATGCTACACTATGCGGATAATTGGCAACAACCCCTACCCACACTTTGCATCTAGTGGAATGACAGCTGTGACACCCTGGTCATCAACACCCCTTCGTTACCCCCAGCCTACATATGTGTGCTATTAA
- the LOC132846309 gene encoding uncharacterized protein LOC132846309 isoform X1, whose product MHLKVFKMKLVRNYAHCHVKSWKSSVNITKDGESTVTRLSPLNLLSNYLLRTELDELEDGGMAELLAINEKLNQLIGTNVNASRREEKESGEEVTIQSSIRDRENTELLAAMHISPTVPPTTERRQMHTNSSVSREHTLQRQITPVWHKDFRIAGLIGDPGQKDCLSFSSLARQIESGLKKGYPEQEIIDSVIRAITPGLQLRSYLEGKAGLTLPVLRQILRSHYQEKNATELYKQLTTEAQRSRETPQSFLIHVLDLRQKILFASQEDDSGLKYDSSLVQNMFLHTFLTGLQNDRIQSDLQPYLSNPNISDEVLMEKLNVACSSESERQNKRKHDRSGTVHAVQLNEPVPEQRCQSKPPKFDLHVTTEKFK is encoded by the coding sequence ATGCACTTAAAAGTCTTCAAGATGAAATTGGTGAGAAATTATGCACATTGTCATGTGAAAAGCTGGAAGAGCTCTGTGAATATCACAAAAGATGGTGAGTCAACTGTAACTCGTTTGTCCCCGCTAAATCTCCTCAGCAACTATCTCTTACGAACTGAGCTTGATGAGTTAGAGGATGGAGGAATGGCTGAGCTTTTAGCAATCAATGAGAAACTGAATCAGCTCATAGGAACAAATGTTAATGCTTCTAGAAGGGAGGAAAAGGAATCTGGTGAAGAAGTAACAATTCAGAGTTCAATTAGAGATCGTGAAAATACTGAACTGTTGGCAGCTATGCATATTAGTCCTACTGTGCCACCGACTACAGAAAGGAGACAGATGCACACCAACAGCTCGGTTAGCAGAGAACACACATTACAGAGACAGATTACCCCAGTGTGGCATAAAGATTTCAGGATCGCTGGCCTCATAGGAGACCCAGGGCAAAAGGATTGCCTCTCATTTTCCAGTTTAGCACGGCAGATAGAAAGTGGATTAAAAAAGGGCTATCCAGAGCAGGAAATAATTGATTCTGTCATCAGAGCTATCACACCAGGGCTTCAGTTGCGAAGTTATCTGGAGGGCAAGGCAGGACTGACACTCCCAGTGTTGAGACAAATACTTCGCTCCCATTATCAAGAGAAAAATGCTACTGAACTTTACAAGCAACTCACTACAGAAGCTCAGCGCTCAAGAGAAACACCACAAAGCTTCTTAATTCATGTTCTTGACCTCAGACAGAAAATCTTGTTCGCCTCTCAAGAAGATGACTCTGGATTAAAATATGATTCCAGTCTTGTACAAAATATGTTCTTGCACACTTTCCTGACAGGGCTGCAAAATGATCGCATTCAAAGTGACCTTCAGCCATACTTGTCTAACCCTAACATCTCAGATGAAGTGCTGATGGAGAAACTCAATGTTGCTTGCTCCAGTGAATCTGAAAGACAGAACAAACGCAAACATGATCGAAGTGGTACTGTTCACGCTGTGCAGTTAAATGAGCCTGTTCCTGAACAAAGATGTCAATCAAAGCCGCCTAAGTTTGATCTCCATGTTACAACTGAAAAGTTTAAGTGA
- the LOC132846320 gene encoding LOW QUALITY PROTEIN: zinc transporter ZIP1-like (The sequence of the model RefSeq protein was modified relative to this genomic sequence to represent the inferred CDS: inserted 1 base in 1 codon) gives MLDARLSSLSCISAGVFLASCLLDIIPNFLKEMRETFTERSVTLYFPVPEFIMSVGFLFLLVMEQLILTLRDEREQQHGQKEGREDKEALLLCSPTVRTRPDPSLSPIXLSVLLLFLCLFFICQGLSVDVVRLRPELLLRTSLVTCSLVFLLIHSHMRRFVVLVCLAVLSSAFPLGLALRYTHTHHSFRLARSTLQGLSVGSFIYIVFMDVMPRVTSANEQHIAKVTLILTGFSVFTAALLL, from the exons atgttagacGCCCGTCTCTCGTCTCTCAGCTGTATCTCTGCAGGTGTGTTTTTAGCCTCCTGTCTGTTGGACATTATTCCAAATTttctgaaagaaatgagagaaacatTCACAGAACGTAGCGTTACC CTGTACTTCCCCGTGCCGGAGTTCATCATGTCTGTGGGGTTTCTGTTCCTGCTGGTGATGGAGCAGCTGATCCTGACTCTGAGGGATGAGCGTGAGCAACAGCACGGACAGAAGGAAGGACGAGAGGACAAGGAAGCTCTGCTACTGTGCTCACCGACGGTCCGGACACGTCCCGACCCCTCCCTGTCCCCCA TGCTCTCCGTGCTActcctgtttctctgtctgttcttcATCTGCCAGGGTTTATCTGTGGATGTGGTGCGGCTGCGTCCCGAACTCCTTCTGCGCACTTCACTCGTCACTTGCAGCCTGGTCTTCCTGCTCATTCACAGTCACATGAGACGGTTCGTAGTGTTGGTCTGCCTGGCGGTGCTGTCCTCGGCGTTCCCGCTCGGCCTCGCCCtgcgttacacacacacacaccactcctttCGCTTGGCTCGCTCCACACTCCAGGGCCTGAGTGTTGGTAGCTTCATCTACATCGTCTTCATGGACGTGATGCCCCGAGTCACGAGTGCTAATGAGCAACATATCGCTAAAGTCACACTGATCCTCACGGGGTTCAGTGTGTTCACCGCCGCGTTGcttctctaa